In a genomic window of Occallatibacter riparius:
- a CDS encoding SpoIIE family protein phosphatase — protein MPVAHNPFLLGRGAETGNHLVLEDPRISRNCAAIVEERGVFRIEDRGQRHGIFVNGIRIERRDLRDGDVIGFGLDDSYRITFRSSKDQEDSVENMLTRIGSMSSSVNRVGGGGGVGLSNLNLLLEATSLLHSTLPLDAVLGSMLDHAISLTRADRAALIEPDANGVLKVRVARSSDKRDLPPENIAPSQTALRQAVQRRSPIITDDVSIGGLDLQAAESIMAQQLRAIVAIPLYPVSRATAHETSPSPDNQLLGAIYLDSRGPTAFSTLDIQILAALGSEAASILDNARLVERERERQRMEQELEIGYQIQQGLLPHGLRDFPHVELTGKQIPCHSVGGDYFDVFPLGDRTAFLIADVSGHGLGAALVTTMLQGALSGMTLGVDPVKVLNHVNRFLCDHTQVGRYVTLFFGILATDGTLDYMRAGHPSPLLIRNGEVTDLYAQGSLPIGILEDAQVTAAQTRLDPGDTLVLFTDGVSEATAPDGEMLELKKLREIVAGGSSKTVEELQSSIFKHVEDFTRGAEPSDDVTLLILRYRTPVTA, from the coding sequence GTGCCCGTTGCTCACAATCCCTTCCTGCTTGGCCGTGGAGCTGAGACTGGGAATCATCTGGTCCTCGAAGATCCCCGCATCTCGCGAAACTGCGCGGCGATCGTGGAGGAGCGCGGAGTCTTCCGAATAGAAGACCGCGGGCAGCGCCACGGCATCTTCGTGAACGGCATCCGCATTGAACGTCGAGATCTGCGCGATGGCGATGTGATCGGCTTCGGCCTCGACGACTCCTACCGCATCACGTTCCGCTCAAGTAAAGATCAGGAAGACTCGGTCGAGAACATGCTCACCCGGATTGGCAGCATGTCTTCTTCAGTGAATCGCGTCGGCGGTGGAGGCGGAGTCGGGCTCAGCAATCTCAATCTTCTCCTCGAGGCGACTTCGCTTCTGCATTCGACGCTGCCGCTGGATGCGGTGCTGGGCAGCATGCTGGACCACGCGATCTCGCTCACCCGCGCCGACCGGGCCGCGCTGATCGAGCCGGATGCAAACGGCGTGCTCAAAGTGCGAGTTGCGCGGAGCTCCGACAAGCGAGACCTGCCGCCTGAAAACATCGCTCCCAGCCAGACGGCACTTCGCCAGGCGGTTCAACGCCGCTCGCCCATCATCACCGACGACGTGAGCATCGGCGGGCTCGATCTCCAGGCGGCAGAGAGCATCATGGCGCAGCAACTGCGCGCGATTGTCGCTATTCCGCTCTATCCGGTTTCCCGCGCCACCGCGCATGAGACCAGCCCCTCGCCGGACAACCAGTTGCTGGGCGCTATCTACCTCGACTCCCGCGGGCCGACTGCCTTCTCCACCCTCGATATCCAGATCCTGGCCGCGCTCGGCAGCGAGGCCGCCAGCATTCTCGACAATGCGAGGCTGGTGGAGCGCGAACGCGAGCGTCAGCGCATGGAGCAGGAACTCGAGATCGGGTACCAGATCCAACAGGGTCTGCTGCCCCACGGGCTGCGCGACTTTCCTCACGTCGAGCTGACCGGAAAGCAGATCCCCTGTCACTCGGTTGGCGGCGACTACTTCGACGTCTTCCCACTGGGCGACCGCACCGCGTTCCTCATCGCTGACGTTTCGGGACACGGTCTCGGGGCGGCGCTCGTTACGACTATGCTGCAGGGCGCGCTCTCCGGCATGACTCTGGGCGTTGATCCGGTCAAGGTGCTCAACCACGTAAACCGGTTCCTCTGCGATCACACCCAGGTGGGCCGCTATGTGACCCTCTTTTTCGGCATTCTGGCGACCGACGGTACCCTCGACTACATGCGCGCCGGGCACCCTTCACCCCTGTTGATTCGGAACGGTGAGGTTACCGATCTCTACGCGCAGGGCTCGCTTCCCATTGGGATACTCGAAGACGCGCAGGTGACAGCCGCACAGACGCGTCTCGATCCGGGCGATACGCTCGTGCTGTTTACAGATGGAGTTTCTGAAGCGACGGCCCCTGACGGCGAAATGCTTGAATTGAAGAAGCTGCGCGAGATCGTTGCAGGCGGCAGCAGCAAGACTGTGGAGGAGCTGCAAAGCTCCATCTTCAAGCACGTGGAGGACTTCACGCGCGGCGCCGAACCGTCGGATGACGTAACTCTGCTGATCCTGCGCTATCGCACGCCGGTTACCGCATAG
- a CDS encoding PAS domain-containing sensor histidine kinase: MNAGRVNFTIPGEETSPVQCPDTFRAAFEQVPTGIAINDLYGRYLYVNQRLCDLTGYTREELLAADVGALIPPEELPGCLELFAKFREGNIQAYSIEKRYMRKDGSAFWAKLSVTPMVDEMTQGQTQLIAVIDDISEYKAARDRQLKAEEKCSKAFRQTPMAVMISSAIDHRYLEVNDAFEHLTGYARAEAIGHTPMEMNLCLDPEQRMMIARAALAGQRVSGEYRFRTRDGRVCIAMGYAEPIDIDGEPCVLSAAMDITDRKRMEIELQDLSGQLIKTQDEERRRISTELTDSLGQSVAAVSFEVSHLFRSLHNECGRELQAISAKIQDIASGIAIISQSLHPSGLDYTGLPWAIEVLCRQSLHLYGLHVAFKHEGVPAFLPPDIALCLYRIVQEALSNVVEHSGSREAWIELTSNGAEIRLAFWDRGAGFHVAATRSGLGLLAMRERTRRLDGEFSIRGQGGTRIDVCIPLRISDNLLAPSLDFAAGEPKTE, translated from the coding sequence ATGAACGCGGGACGGGTGAACTTCACAATCCCAGGGGAGGAAACGAGCCCCGTGCAGTGCCCTGACACATTCCGCGCAGCCTTTGAGCAGGTGCCCACCGGTATCGCCATCAACGATCTCTACGGCCGATACCTCTACGTGAATCAGCGGCTCTGCGACCTCACTGGCTACACCCGCGAAGAGCTGCTTGCCGCGGATGTCGGCGCTCTCATACCGCCGGAGGAACTGCCCGGCTGCCTTGAACTTTTCGCTAAGTTCCGCGAAGGCAACATCCAGGCGTACTCGATCGAAAAACGCTACATGCGCAAGGACGGCAGCGCCTTCTGGGCAAAGCTCTCGGTCACGCCGATGGTCGACGAAATGACTCAGGGGCAAACCCAGCTTATTGCCGTCATCGACGACATCAGCGAGTACAAAGCCGCCCGGGACCGGCAGCTCAAGGCTGAAGAGAAATGCTCCAAGGCATTTCGCCAGACGCCTATGGCCGTCATGATTTCGAGCGCGATAGATCACCGCTATCTCGAGGTGAACGACGCATTTGAGCACCTCACGGGCTACGCGCGCGCCGAGGCGATCGGGCACACACCAATGGAAATGAATCTCTGCCTCGATCCGGAACAGAGGATGATGATCGCCAGGGCTGCCCTTGCCGGCCAGAGAGTCAGCGGCGAATATCGCTTTCGGACCCGTGATGGCCGGGTTTGCATTGCCATGGGCTATGCCGAACCGATCGACATCGACGGGGAACCCTGCGTTCTATCAGCCGCGATGGACATCACGGATCGAAAGCGGATGGAGATCGAGCTTCAGGACCTAAGCGGTCAGCTCATCAAAACCCAGGATGAAGAGCGCCGCCGCATCTCTACGGAGCTGACCGACAGCCTCGGCCAGTCTGTGGCCGCTGTGAGCTTTGAGGTCTCTCACCTCTTCCGCAGCCTCCACAATGAGTGCGGGCGCGAACTCCAGGCCATTTCCGCCAAGATCCAGGACATCGCCTCAGGGATCGCGATCATCTCGCAGAGCCTCCATCCCTCGGGTCTTGACTACACCGGCCTGCCCTGGGCGATTGAAGTGCTCTGCCGCCAGTCGCTGCATCTCTATGGGCTCCACGTCGCGTTCAAGCATGAAGGTGTGCCTGCGTTTCTGCCTCCGGATATTGCACTTTGCCTCTATCGCATTGTGCAGGAGGCGCTAAGCAACGTGGTTGAGCATAGCGGCTCGCGCGAGGCTTGGATCGAACTCACCAGCAACGGTGCTGAAATACGCCTGGCGTTCTGGGATAGAGGTGCCGGCTTTCATGTGGCGGCGACACGCTCCGGGCTCGGGTTGCTGGCCATGCGCGAACGCACGCGGCGTCTCGACGGTGAATTCTCCATTCGGGGTCAGGGTGGCACCAGGATTGACGTGTGCATTCCGCTGAGGATCTCTGACAACCTGCTGGCGCCGTCTCTCGACTTCGCCGCAGGAGAGCCGAAAACTGAATGA
- a CDS encoding OPT family oligopeptide transporter, with protein sequence MPEAVEIQQPAFRPFISPDHKPPEFTIRAIVIGCIFGIIFGAVTVYVGLRAGLTVAASIPISVLSISILRVLGRASILENNIVQTTGNAGQSIASGVIFTLPALVFLGFELEYARIFMLALIGGWLGVLFMIPLRRQLIVKEHGALPYPEGTACADVLIAGEKGGSLASRVFLGLGLGGVYTFLANKNLLAVWPGSPGYSPDFGDQHVLKGGAINADATSEYLGVGYIIGSRVAGVIFAGGVFSWLVVMPLIYFFGKALPGPIYPGQVPIAQMGPSDLWAAYIKPMGAGAVAAAGLITLLKTVPTIWSALTEGVRSMRGGSAVAQAKPVRTENDLSMSVVLIGSLLIVACMFLFLEFKPVPGAFVGWAANLAASLLVVVFGFLFVTVSSRIVGLVGSSASPVSGMTIATLMATAAVFLVQGWTAPAFGALAITIGGVVCIAASNSGDTSQDLKTGYIIGATPRLQQIALMIGVVVSTLIIGVTLNLMNTGLQEFHALGKAWDINAPHAGVAIQTDNKHLPNEIRVVGADGKTATNHQKSEYVILNAIGSTELQDGKYLYSPTTKQIEVSWVQGIGSPSAPAPQARLMATVINGILSRKLPWGIVLLGVCLVIAVELLGIRSLTFAVGFYLPIGTTLPIFCGGVVRWLVDRAARRAGESDADSEISSGSLFASGLIAAGGIAGLVGVALKALEATYYDNRDVLNVPHTFLDNSFVSVLAFAALAYSLYYFARKPVKS encoded by the coding sequence ATGCCCGAAGCAGTTGAAATCCAGCAGCCGGCTTTCCGTCCTTTTATCTCCCCCGATCACAAGCCGCCCGAGTTCACCATCCGCGCCATCGTCATCGGCTGCATCTTCGGCATCATCTTCGGAGCAGTCACTGTCTACGTGGGCCTCCGCGCCGGCCTCACCGTCGCAGCATCCATTCCCATTTCGGTGCTCTCGATTTCCATCCTGCGCGTTCTGGGCCGTGCTTCCATCCTCGAAAACAACATCGTCCAAACCACCGGAAACGCCGGCCAGTCCATCGCCTCGGGCGTTATCTTCACTCTGCCTGCTCTCGTCTTCCTCGGCTTCGAGCTCGAGTACGCGCGCATCTTCATGCTCGCCCTCATCGGCGGATGGCTGGGCGTCCTCTTCATGATCCCGCTGCGCCGTCAGCTCATCGTCAAGGAACACGGCGCTCTCCCGTATCCCGAAGGCACCGCCTGCGCTGACGTGCTGATCGCAGGCGAAAAAGGCGGCTCCCTGGCATCGCGCGTCTTCCTCGGTCTCGGACTGGGCGGTGTCTACACCTTCCTCGCGAACAAAAATCTGCTCGCCGTATGGCCGGGATCCCCCGGCTACTCGCCCGACTTCGGCGACCAGCACGTACTGAAAGGCGGAGCCATTAATGCCGACGCAACCTCGGAATACCTCGGCGTCGGCTACATCATCGGTTCGCGCGTCGCCGGCGTCATCTTCGCCGGAGGCGTTTTCTCTTGGCTGGTAGTCATGCCACTCATCTACTTCTTCGGAAAGGCTCTGCCCGGGCCGATCTATCCCGGCCAGGTTCCGATCGCGCAGATGGGTCCCAGCGACCTCTGGGCCGCCTACATCAAGCCAATGGGCGCGGGAGCAGTGGCGGCCGCCGGGCTCATCACACTGCTCAAGACCGTTCCCACGATCTGGTCCGCGCTCACGGAAGGCGTCAGGTCCATGCGCGGAGGTTCGGCGGTCGCGCAAGCCAAGCCGGTCCGCACGGAGAACGATCTTTCCATGTCAGTCGTTCTCATCGGATCGCTGCTCATCGTTGCCTGCATGTTCCTGTTTCTGGAGTTCAAGCCTGTTCCCGGTGCCTTCGTCGGATGGGCCGCTAACCTCGCCGCCTCGTTGCTCGTGGTCGTCTTCGGATTCCTCTTCGTCACCGTCAGCTCCCGCATCGTCGGCCTCGTCGGCTCCTCGGCCTCGCCGGTCTCCGGCATGACGATCGCCACCCTCATGGCCACCGCCGCCGTCTTCCTTGTCCAGGGCTGGACCGCACCCGCATTCGGTGCACTCGCCATCACCATTGGTGGAGTGGTCTGCATCGCGGCCTCAAACTCTGGCGACACCTCGCAGGACCTCAAGACTGGCTACATTATTGGAGCCACGCCCCGCCTCCAGCAGATCGCCCTCATGATTGGCGTCGTCGTTTCAACGCTCATCATCGGAGTCACCCTCAACCTCATGAACACCGGCTTGCAGGAGTTCCACGCGCTCGGCAAAGCATGGGACATCAACGCCCCGCACGCCGGCGTGGCCATCCAGACCGACAACAAGCACCTGCCTAACGAAATCCGCGTCGTTGGAGCGGACGGGAAGACGGCTACCAACCATCAGAAATCCGAGTACGTCATTCTCAACGCCATCGGCTCGACGGAACTCCAGGACGGCAAATATCTCTACTCACCCACCACAAAGCAGATCGAAGTGTCATGGGTGCAAGGCATCGGTAGCCCGTCGGCGCCGGCACCGCAGGCACGGCTGATGGCGACTGTCATCAACGGCATCCTCAGCCGCAAGCTGCCGTGGGGGATCGTCCTTCTCGGCGTCTGCCTAGTCATAGCCGTCGAACTGCTGGGCATACGCTCGCTGACATTCGCCGTCGGGTTCTATCTGCCCATCGGAACCACGTTGCCGATCTTCTGCGGCGGAGTCGTCCGCTGGCTTGTCGATCGTGCCGCACGCCGTGCCGGCGAATCCGATGCTGATAGCGAAATCTCATCGGGGTCTCTCTTCGCCTCGGGCCTGATCGCCGCCGGTGGCATCGCAGGCCTGGTGGGCGTAGCGCTAAAGGCGCTGGAAGCCACCTACTACGACAACCGCGACGTGCTCAACGTGCCCCACACCTTCCTCGACAACAGCTTCGTCAGCGTTCTCGCCTTCGCAGCGCTGGCCTACAGTCTCTACTACTTCGCCCGTAAGCCGGTGAAAAGCTAA